The region TCACCCATGCCGCCATTAAAACTCTATCGAACAATACCTGTGAGGTGCAGTGGGTTGGTGAAGATCTATTGCGTTTCTATGCAAGTGGGCGTAGTGGTTCTGGTAATGCTAAACGGATTATTCATCAAGCTACACTTTGGGCAGATTCTATCCAACGTCTGAAGGTGGTGAGGCGAATGTATCTGTTTCGGTTTGATGATCCGCTTAGTGATGATCTCACGCTCCAACAGATTCGGGGACATGAGGGAGTCCGAGTTCGAACGTTATACCAACATTGGAGTCGGCAGACTGGTGTTGAGTGGAATGGAAGGGACTATAAGCAACAGGATTGGAATGCTGCAGATCCGATTAACCAAGCGTTGTCTATTGCCAATGCTTGTCTGTATGCGGTCTGTCAAGCTGCTTTACACTCTGTGGGATATTCACCGGCGTTAGGTTTTATCCATACGGGTAAGCCGTTGTCGTTTGTGTATGATGTCGCAGATATGTATAAGGCGAAGACTACTATACCAGCAGCGTTTGAGGCTGTTTCGGAGACTTATTTCAATCTTGATACGTTAGTTCGCGAAAAGTGCCGAGAGCGTTTTAATGAGCAGAGGCTAATGCATCGCTTAGTCCAAGATGTTGATAGGATGTTGGGCTTTGGTGATGATGAAGAGACGGAGCCGATCTGTTTCCTTTGGGATGATGTTTTGGAGTCTGTGGAGGGTGGTAAAAATTGGGCGGAAGAATAAGGAGGAACGATGGTCGTTTTTGTTTTGGAAAATGTGAAGCCGGTCTTGAGAGGAGAACTGAGCCGCTGGCTGTTTGAGGTTAAGGCTGGGGTTTTTACA is a window of Candidatus Obscuribacterales bacterium DNA encoding:
- the cas1e gene encoding type I-E CRISPR-associated endonuclease Cas1e; protein product: MSRLRTLPKARDRISFLYFEHCRIEQDEQAIAVFKGKSKFFVPCAAISTLLLGPGTSITHAAIKTLSNNTCEVQWVGEDLLRFYASGRSGSGNAKRIIHQATLWADSIQRLKVVRRMYLFRFDDPLSDDLTLQQIRGHEGVRVRTLYQHWSRQTGVEWNGRDYKQQDWNAADPINQALSIANACLYAVCQAALHSVGYSPALGFIHTGKPLSFVYDVADMYKAKTTIPAAFEAVSETYFNLDTLVREKCRERFNEQRLMHRLVQDVDRMLGFGDDEETEPICFLWDDVLESVEGGKNWAEE